In Armatimonadota bacterium, the following are encoded in one genomic region:
- a CDS encoding ABC transporter ATP-binding protein yields the protein MPAPSILSVRDLSKRFPVRGTRSMVHAVDRVGFSLRAGESVGLVGESGCGKSTLVRLVTRLLDPTSGEIRFEGQEIGAIPSAHFAYRPERAKIQMVFQDPTDSLNPRFTAFDTVADPIRHLAGVSERRLLQGRVAEVADLVRLPGELLGRYPHQLSGGQQQRVGIARAIAVSPRLLILDEPTSALDVSVQAVILHLLAELRRRLGMSYLFVSHDLNVVRLITEQVLVMYAGRIVEVGPTAEVFSRPNHPYTRALLSAIPTFDPNAKRERIRLPGEPQSPVDPSPTVCRFFGRCPDGFDRCAREMPALRHLGGDRHVACHLIEGDRAEEVHGE from the coding sequence ATGCCGGCACCATCGATCCTTTCAGTACGCGACCTGTCCAAGCGCTTTCCGGTGCGCGGCACCCGAAGCATGGTCCACGCGGTGGACCGCGTCGGGTTCTCGCTGCGGGCAGGCGAGTCCGTCGGGCTGGTGGGTGAATCGGGCTGCGGCAAGTCCACACTGGTGCGCCTGGTCACCAGGCTGCTCGATCCCACCAGCGGCGAGATACGGTTCGAGGGGCAGGAGATCGGCGCGATCCCATCCGCCCACTTCGCGTACAGGCCCGAGCGGGCGAAGATACAGATGGTGTTCCAGGACCCCACCGACAGTCTCAACCCACGCTTCACCGCGTTTGACACGGTGGCCGATCCCATCCGCCACCTGGCAGGGGTGAGCGAACGGCGTTTGCTGCAGGGCCGCGTGGCCGAGGTTGCCGATCTGGTGCGACTCCCGGGCGAACTGCTCGGGCGCTATCCCCACCAGCTTTCAGGAGGGCAGCAGCAACGGGTCGGGATAGCGCGGGCCATCGCGGTGTCCCCACGGTTGCTGATCCTGGACGAGCCCACCTCCGCGCTGGACGTCTCGGTGCAGGCGGTCATCCTGCACCTGCTGGCTGAACTGCGCCGGCGTTTGGGCATGTCCTACCTCTTCGTATCCCACGACCTGAACGTGGTCCGGCTGATCACGGAACAGGTCCTGGTGATGTACGCGGGCAGGATCGTGGAGGTCGGGCCCACCGCAGAGGTGTTCTCTCGCCCCAACCATCCGTACACCCGCGCGCTCCTATCGGCAATCCCCACGTTCGATCCAAACGCCAAGAGAGAACGTATACGCCTGCCGGGCGAACCGCAGAGTCCGGTGGATCCCAGCCCGACGGTCTGCCGCTTCTTCGGAAGGTGTCCGGACGGCTTCGATCGGTGCGCGCGCGAGATGCCCGCCCTGCGCCATCTGGGCGGGGACCGGCACGTGGCATGCCATCTGATCGAAGGCGATCGCGCTGAGGAGGTTCACGGTGAGTAG
- a CDS encoding ABC transporter ATP-binding protein: protein MRGAGPLLSVEDLSLEFRARDGTVRVLDGVGFTVGWGETVGLVGESGSGKSITALAIMGVLPPTARVTAGRVIFKGTDLLAADERTLRRHRGSEISMTFQQARAALNPIRPVGWQIEDVIRHHTDLQPAAARSRTLDLLAGVQIPDPGRVYGAFPFELSGGMCQRVMIAMAVACSPSLLIADEPATGLDVCTQAAVLELIGDLARRSDMATLLISHDLGLLGERADRVVVMHAGHVVETAPTAALLAAPRHPYTAKLIASSPRPSVGLSDLVTIPGTIPDFRAQLPPCRFRFRCDRAAPECDQPPLPRVVVGPDHVVACRRPL, encoded by the coding sequence ATGCGGGGCGCAGGACCGCTGCTCTCGGTCGAAGATCTGTCGCTAGAGTTCCGCGCGCGCGACGGGACGGTCAGGGTGCTGGACGGCGTGGGATTCACCGTGGGGTGGGGCGAAACGGTAGGCCTGGTAGGCGAGAGCGGGTCGGGCAAGAGCATCACGGCGCTCGCGATCATGGGCGTGCTTCCTCCGACCGCGCGGGTCACGGCCGGACGCGTGATTTTCAAGGGAACCGACCTGCTTGCTGCGGACGAACGTACGCTTCGCCGCCACCGCGGCAGTGAGATCTCCATGACATTTCAGCAGGCGCGTGCCGCACTCAACCCAATCCGGCCCGTGGGCTGGCAGATCGAGGACGTCATCCGGCACCACACCGACCTTCAACCGGCCGCGGCCCGGTCCCGGACTCTCGATCTGCTCGCCGGGGTGCAGATACCTGACCCAGGGCGCGTCTACGGCGCCTTCCCTTTTGAGCTTTCCGGTGGGATGTGCCAGCGCGTCATGATCGCCATGGCCGTGGCGTGCTCGCCCTCGCTGTTGATCGCCGACGAGCCGGCCACGGGCCTTGACGTGTGCACACAAGCGGCGGTGCTGGAGCTCATCGGAGACCTGGCACGCCGAAGCGACATGGCGACGCTTCTCATCTCGCACGATCTGGGGCTCCTGGGTGAACGGGCCGACCGCGTCGTCGTGATGCACGCGGGCCACGTTGTCGAGACGGCGCCGACCGCAGCCCTGCTGGCGGCGCCGCGGCATCCCTACACGGCGAAGCTCATTGCCTCCTCGCCGCGGCCGTCGGTGGGCCTCTCGGATCTGGTAACCATACCGGGCACCATTCCCGACTTCCGCGCCCAGCTTCCGCCGTGCCGGTTCCGCTTCAGGTGCGATCGGGCTGCGCCCGAGTGCGATCAGCCGCCGCTCCCTCGCGTCGTGGTCGGGCCCGATCACGTCGTGGCCTGTCGGAGGCCCCTGTAA
- a CDS encoding ABC transporter permease, translated as MSAAVLRLARAGRYVVLGNPLTFGAFLMLAGLVTLALFGHWIAPYDPLATAVGPRLAPPSATHWFGTDNLGRDILSRVIVATRLDLLIAISAVTLSFAAGSAAGASAGFYGGWTERIVTRIVDTIMAFPLFVLAMGIMAAVGTSVVNIVLTVALINFPSYARIARAEVNVRRNAGYVEAARLAGNTPGRILAVHIYPNCLPTLIVQASMNMGWAILSAAGLSFIGLGVRPPTAEWGIMVSDGSAFMMSGEWWVSTFPGIALMLAVLSFNLMGDGLRDLIDPRRRS; from the coding sequence ATGAGTGCAGCCGTTCTCCGTCTGGCCAGAGCGGGCCGATACGTGGTGCTCGGGAACCCACTGACCTTTGGCGCGTTTCTGATGCTCGCGGGGCTTGTCACGCTGGCCCTCTTCGGCCATTGGATCGCACCGTATGATCCGCTTGCGACCGCTGTCGGGCCGCGGCTGGCCCCTCCATCGGCCACGCACTGGTTCGGCACCGATAACCTCGGCAGGGACATCCTGAGCCGGGTGATCGTGGCGACGCGCCTCGACCTGCTCATCGCGATATCCGCGGTCACCCTGTCCTTCGCGGCCGGGAGCGCGGCAGGAGCTTCCGCCGGTTTCTACGGCGGCTGGACCGAACGGATCGTGACTCGCATCGTGGACACGATCATGGCGTTTCCGCTCTTCGTGCTGGCCATGGGGATCATGGCCGCGGTCGGGACCTCTGTGGTGAACATCGTGCTCACGGTGGCCCTCATCAACTTCCCCTCGTATGCGCGGATCGCCCGCGCCGAGGTGAACGTCCGCCGCAACGCCGGATACGTCGAGGCGGCGCGCCTTGCCGGCAACACACCGGGGCGGATTCTCGCCGTTCACATCTACCCCAACTGCCTGCCCACGCTGATCGTCCAGGCCTCGATGAACATGGGCTGGGCGATCCTCAGCGCGGCCGGACTGTCGTTCATAGGGCTCGGCGTACGGCCCCCGACCGCGGAGTGGGGCATCATGGTGTCCGATGGATCGGCGTTTATGATGTCGGGCGAGTGGTGGGTTTCGACCTTTCCAGGGATCGCCCTGATGCTCGCCGTGCTTTCGTTCAACCTGATGGGCGACGGCCTGCGTGACCTCATTGATCCTCGGAGGCGCTCGTGA
- a CDS encoding ABC transporter permease, with translation MVGRRLATALPGVVGVIVVTFLLNRALPGDPAAYFAGPAATPQAIEEIRTKLGLNRSLPEQFVLYIRDLARGDLGHSLTTGQPVVADLRARLPASLELATCGLLLALALALPLGVLAATRPGSGVDHVTRLLATTGNSLPVFFTGLVLVYVLYYLLGWAPPPLGRLEVFRTPPETVTGAYLIDSLLARDPGLFLSAAKQLILPTMTLGLAALAPITRMTRGAMLGVLASDFVRTARANGLAPRTVLYVYALRNAMLPVVTTLGLVLSFLLGVSVVVEKIYAWPGIGAYALEAVIASDYAPVQGFVLTMALVYVMLNLLIDLLYGVIDPRVQIES, from the coding sequence ATGGTAGGCAGGCGGCTGGCCACCGCGCTCCCGGGCGTGGTAGGGGTGATCGTCGTCACCTTCCTGTTGAACCGCGCGCTGCCAGGTGATCCCGCCGCGTACTTCGCGGGGCCGGCCGCCACTCCCCAGGCGATCGAAGAGATCCGCACCAAGCTGGGTCTCAACCGTAGTCTGCCAGAGCAGTTCGTGCTGTACATACGCGACCTGGCCCGGGGCGACCTGGGCCATTCGCTGACTACCGGCCAGCCGGTCGTGGCAGACCTGCGCGCCCGGCTGCCGGCATCGCTGGAGCTGGCTACCTGCGGCCTTCTGCTCGCGCTGGCGCTGGCGCTGCCACTCGGGGTACTCGCCGCAACACGGCCCGGTTCCGGGGTGGATCACGTGACCCGCCTGCTGGCCACCACGGGCAACTCGCTCCCCGTGTTCTTCACCGGCCTGGTACTTGTCTATGTTCTCTACTACTTGCTGGGATGGGCACCGCCGCCTCTGGGTCGTCTGGAGGTATTCAGGACACCACCGGAGACGGTCACCGGAGCGTACCTGATTGACAGCCTGCTGGCACGAGACCCCGGGCTATTCCTGTCGGCGGCCAAGCAACTGATCCTTCCCACGATGACGCTGGGCCTGGCAGCCCTCGCGCCGATCACCAGGATGACGCGCGGGGCGATGCTGGGCGTCCTGGCCAGCGACTTCGTACGCACGGCACGAGCCAACGGTCTCGCGCCGCGGACGGTTCTGTACGTTTACGCGCTCCGCAACGCGATGCTGCCGGTCGTCACGACCCTGGGCCTGGTCCTCTCCTTCTTGTTGGGGGTAAGCGTCGTGGTCGAGAAGATCTACGCCTGGCCGGGCATAGGCGCATACGCCCTGGAAGCCGTCATCGCGTCCGATTACGCGCCCGTGCAGGGGTTCGTTCTCACGATGGCGCTGGTGTACGTAATGCTCAACCTCCTGATCGATCTGCTCTACGGAGTGATAGACCCCCGGGTGCAGATCGAGTCATGA
- a CDS encoding ABC transporter substrate-binding protein, with translation MRPQWWKAAILSAIALLISTAMAIPSFSQDRSDTLLVVTEGGPYSMDIHGVGANFQVYGVTWNVYDRLLTYGKKTMPDGSVSYDYTKLEPELAQRWWLSSDGTSVTFVLRKDARFHDGTPVTAHDVKWSFDRAVTVGGFPTFQMNAGSLEKPEQFVVLSDHSFRINFLRKDKLTLPNLAVPVPVIFNSTLAKRHATPTDLWAMAWLRNNTAGGGAYKVESWRPGQETVYVRNDDWKSGPLPKIRRVVVREVPSAGSRRALIERGDADIVLDLPARDFVELARQGNLTVIGTPVENAMMYVGLNAKHPPFSDVRVRQAVAYALPRKRIVEAATFGRSAPLVTPVASNTFGYDPKMSPYTMQNLSKAKALMAQSGFPNGFDTTLSFNAGFAATNEPMAILLQEALRLIGINATINKVPGAVWRGALLRKDLPVILNVFSGWLNYPEYFYLWVLHSQNSAFNTSSYQSPEMDKLIDVARFETDQKRYAEQVREFINVALRDVPILPLFQPSMDVAMQKSISGYTYWFHRQIDFRSLVKN, from the coding sequence ATGAGACCTCAATGGTGGAAGGCAGCAATTCTGTCGGCTATCGCGCTGCTGATTTCAACGGCCATGGCGATACCTTCTTTCAGCCAGGACCGCTCTGACACACTGCTCGTCGTGACCGAGGGCGGGCCCTACAGCATGGACATTCACGGCGTTGGGGCCAACTTCCAGGTCTACGGTGTGACATGGAACGTCTACGACCGGCTGCTGACCTACGGCAAGAAGACCATGCCCGACGGCTCCGTGTCGTACGACTACACCAAGCTCGAACCCGAGCTGGCGCAGCGTTGGTGGCTGTCCTCGGACGGCACGTCCGTCACGTTCGTGCTGCGAAAGGACGCCAGGTTCCACGACGGCACACCGGTCACGGCCCACGACGTCAAGTGGTCCTTTGACCGCGCCGTGACCGTCGGCGGCTTTCCGACGTTTCAGATGAATGCCGGCAGCCTGGAGAAGCCCGAACAGTTCGTGGTGTTGAGCGACCACTCGTTCCGCATCAACTTCCTGAGGAAGGACAAGCTGACGCTGCCGAACCTGGCAGTGCCGGTGCCCGTCATCTTCAACTCCACCCTAGCAAAGCGGCACGCGACGCCCACCGACCTGTGGGCGATGGCATGGCTGCGGAACAACACCGCCGGCGGCGGCGCCTATAAGGTGGAATCGTGGCGGCCCGGCCAGGAGACCGTGTATGTGCGCAACGACGACTGGAAGTCCGGCCCCCTGCCCAAGATCAGGCGAGTGGTGGTGCGCGAGGTGCCATCGGCCGGCAGCCGGCGTGCCCTGATCGAACGCGGCGACGCCGACATAGTGCTCGACCTGCCAGCCCGCGACTTCGTCGAGCTGGCCAGGCAGGGGAACCTGACGGTCATCGGCACGCCTGTGGAGAACGCGATGATGTACGTGGGGCTGAACGCCAAGCACCCACCGTTCAGCGACGTCCGCGTCCGGCAGGCGGTTGCCTACGCCCTGCCGCGCAAGAGGATCGTGGAGGCGGCGACGTTCGGCCGGTCGGCGCCACTCGTCACCCCAGTTGCGAGCAACACGTTTGGGTACGATCCCAAGATGTCCCCCTACACGATGCAGAACCTGTCAAAGGCCAAGGCCCTGATGGCCCAGTCTGGGTTCCCCAACGGCTTTGACACCACGCTCTCCTTCAACGCGGGCTTTGCCGCTACCAATGAGCCGATGGCGATCCTGCTGCAGGAAGCGCTGCGCCTCATAGGAATCAACGCGACGATCAACAAGGTCCCGGGCGCGGTCTGGCGAGGAGCGTTGCTTCGGAAGGACCTGCCGGTGATACTCAACGTGTTCAGCGGCTGGCTCAACTACCCCGAGTACTTCTACCTGTGGGTGTTGCACAGTCAGAACTCCGCGTTCAACACCAGCTCGTACCAGAGCCCTGAGATGGACAAGCTCATAGACGTGGCGCGGTTCGAGACGGACCAGAAGCGGTACGCCGAGCAGGTGAGGGAATTCATCAATGTCGCTCTCCGGGACGTGCCCATTCTGCCGCTCTTCCAGCCTTCCATGGATGTGGCGATGCAGAAGAGCATCTCGGGGTACACATACTGGTTCCACCGCCAGATTGATTTCCGCTCGCTGGTGAAGAACTGA
- a CDS encoding nitrate reductase: MGVFLSGPLGSAGGGRGRIGRRGARVTIETLTAKTITAEGVAAAAPPRAEWSLAHRDILPTRPAQRVIGWTDFVWLWFGMVAQMGVFLLGASFAGRLSLTDALAAIALGNLVVGVVSVLNGDIGIQHGVTYAVYLRAPYGIWGAWAPSLLRAGVAVCWFAIQTYFGATAIDMSVRLLTGYSNWPLWYWSFGALQILITMRGIHGIRQVENFAAPALLVLSAVVVYLLGSQHGWDKVASFPIATPIPFWVAVTANLSYWITVADNIPDFTRFVKTPPGARGFLHRNRHSLLGQLPGLTLGMMLFATVGYLGKVFTGHGNPVEAIGAALGGVMVLVGLLIILLAQLSTNVAANLYAPGYVLSSLFAPRMSFAHGVLAGGAIGLVSVMPWRLVNAFLTYLPAVGAALSPVAGVMLADYYLVRGRRLNVPALYRRDGPYAYGGGFNPAAYLAHGIASVLGIVWLRYSWLVSVPVAVVLYVTLMRLWILRAHPEAGAAPPNESEADSLKGAR; the protein is encoded by the coding sequence ATGGGTGTCTTCCTCAGCGGCCCTCTTGGGAGCGCTGGGGGAGGCCGGGGCCGTATCGGGCGTCGAGGAGCCCGCGTGACCATAGAGACCCTAACCGCAAAGACCATAACCGCGGAGGGCGTGGCCGCCGCTGCACCTCCCCGCGCAGAGTGGTCCCTTGCGCACCGTGACATCCTGCCCACGCGGCCCGCCCAGCGGGTAATCGGCTGGACGGACTTCGTCTGGCTCTGGTTCGGCATGGTCGCCCAAATGGGCGTCTTCCTGCTGGGGGCGTCGTTCGCTGGAAGGCTGTCGCTCACAGACGCGCTCGCGGCCATCGCCCTGGGCAACCTCGTCGTTGGGGTTGTATCCGTGCTCAACGGCGACATCGGCATCCAGCACGGTGTGACCTATGCCGTATACCTGCGCGCGCCGTACGGCATATGGGGTGCCTGGGCGCCGTCCCTGCTGCGGGCCGGCGTTGCGGTCTGCTGGTTCGCGATCCAGACCTACTTCGGCGCCACGGCAATAGACATGTCCGTGAGACTGCTCACTGGGTACTCCAACTGGCCGCTGTGGTACTGGTCGTTCGGTGCGCTCCAGATACTGATCACGATGCGCGGAATCCACGGCATAAGGCAAGTGGAGAACTTCGCGGCGCCGGCCCTCCTGGTGCTCTCGGCCGTGGTGGTCTACCTGCTGGGATCTCAGCACGGATGGGACAAGGTCGCCTCATTCCCGATAGCAACCCCCATCCCGTTCTGGGTAGCGGTGACGGCGAACCTGTCCTACTGGATCACAGTCGCGGACAACATCCCGGACTTCACCCGCTTCGTGAAGACCCCGCCCGGCGCCCGGGGATTCCTCCACCGCAACCGCCACAGCCTCCTGGGACAGCTCCCCGGCCTCACGCTGGGCATGATGCTCTTCGCCACCGTGGGCTATCTGGGGAAAGTGTTCACAGGCCACGGCAACCCGGTGGAGGCAATTGGTGCTGCGCTGGGCGGCGTGATGGTACTGGTCGGGTTGCTAATCATCCTGCTGGCGCAGTTGAGCACCAACGTGGCCGCAAACCTGTATGCTCCCGGATACGTCCTCAGCAGCCTGTTCGCGCCCCGAATGAGCTTTGCCCACGGGGTTCTCGCCGGCGGGGCAATCGGCCTCGTCTCGGTGATGCCGTGGCGCCTGGTCAACGCGTTTCTCACGTACCTGCCCGCGGTCGGAGCGGCCCTCTCGCCCGTGGCCGGCGTGATGCTTGCGGACTACTACCTCGTCCGCGGACGTCGGCTGAACGTCCCCGCGCTCTACCGTCGCGATGGACCATACGCGTATGGCGGCGGCTTCAACCCGGCGGCATACCTGGCCCACGGAATCGCCTCCGTGCTGGGGATTGTCTGGCTGCGGTACTCCTGGCTAGTATCGGTGCCGGTTGCGGTCGTTCTGTACGTAACCCTGATGCGCCTGTGGATCCTGCGGGCCCATCCGGAGGCGGGCGCGGCCCCGCCCAACGAGTCTGAAGCCGATTCTCTGAAGGGGGCAAGATGA
- a CDS encoding cysteine hydrolase, with translation MSWVRVDAEPYPFEFEPDATALLVVDMQRDFLQPGGFGEMLGNDVALLRRAIAPTRRVLDAFRARGMTVIHTREGHLPDLSDLPPTKKARGHLKTGIGDAGPMGRVLIRGEPGHEIIPELVPAPGEPVIDKPGKGSFYATGLDLLLRERGIRSLIVTGVTTEVCVHTTVREANDRGFECLVLEDCVASYFPEFHEAGIRMIKAQGGIFGWVSSSAALLGALGEAGAVSGVEEPA, from the coding sequence ATGTCGTGGGTGCGCGTTGACGCGGAGCCCTACCCGTTCGAGTTCGAGCCGGACGCGACTGCGCTGCTGGTCGTCGACATGCAGCGCGACTTCCTACAGCCGGGCGGATTCGGCGAGATGCTTGGAAACGATGTGGCCCTTCTGCGTAGGGCCATCGCTCCGACCCGCCGCGTGCTGGACGCGTTTCGCGCCCGCGGCATGACGGTCATCCACACAAGGGAAGGGCACCTCCCCGACCTGAGCGACCTGCCGCCCACAAAGAAGGCACGGGGACACTTGAAGACTGGGATTGGGGATGCCGGTCCGATGGGCCGGGTACTCATCCGGGGCGAGCCCGGGCACGAGATCATCCCCGAGCTTGTCCCGGCCCCCGGCGAACCCGTAATAGACAAGCCGGGCAAAGGGTCTTTCTACGCGACCGGCCTGGATCTGCTTCTCCGGGAGCGCGGCATCCGGAGCCTGATCGTGACCGGGGTCACAACCGAGGTGTGCGTACACACCACCGTGCGCGAAGCCAACGACCGGGGCTTCGAGTGCCTCGTGCTGGAGGACTGCGTGGCATCGTACTTCCCCGAGTTCCACGAAGCCGGGATCAGGATGATCAAGGCGCAGGGCGGGATCTTTGGATGGGTGTCTTCCTCAGCGGCCCTCTTGGGAGCGCTGGGGGAGGCCGGGGCCGTATCGGGCGTCGAGGAGCCCGCGTGA
- a CDS encoding GntR family transcriptional regulator → MPAGTQGGTPYPGGPRVQTDRIFTELKERILAFGLKPGERLLEDELAQEWQTSRTPIREALRRLAQAGLIRIVPRRGYYVREINLGEMEEQYEVRVALETFAVSLAVGRGRAVDWRTLQETWAEIPEPLPSPPTMLNLDEGFHAAIAEAGGNGALSEYLRSISERIRAIRAKDFNDPQRIRLTYLEHARILELIVQGDAGAASAAIRDHILESKANVMHAVKELLASIYLNR, encoded by the coding sequence ATGCCCGCAGGTACGCAAGGCGGCACGCCTTACCCGGGGGGACCTCGCGTGCAGACAGATCGCATCTTCACCGAGTTGAAGGAGCGCATCCTGGCGTTCGGCCTCAAGCCCGGCGAGCGACTGCTGGAGGATGAACTGGCGCAGGAATGGCAGACGAGCCGGACGCCTATCCGCGAGGCGCTGAGAAGGCTGGCGCAGGCCGGGTTGATCCGCATCGTCCCGCGGCGCGGGTACTATGTGCGGGAGATCAACCTCGGGGAAATGGAGGAGCAATACGAGGTCCGCGTGGCGCTGGAGACCTTCGCGGTTTCCCTGGCGGTGGGCCGGGGGCGCGCGGTTGACTGGAGGACGCTACAGGAGACCTGGGCCGAGATCCCCGAGCCTCTTCCCTCGCCGCCGACGATGCTGAACCTGGACGAGGGCTTCCACGCCGCGATTGCCGAGGCCGGCGGCAACGGGGCTCTTTCCGAATACCTGCGCTCCATCAGCGAGCGGATTCGGGCCATCCGCGCCAAGGACTTCAACGATCCCCAACGGATCCGCCTCACGTATCTTGAACACGCCCGCATCCTCGAACTCATCGTGCAGGGAGATGCCGGCGCCGCCAGCGCGGCCATCCGCGATCACATCCTTGAAAGCAAGGCCAACGTAATGCACGCAGTCAAGGAACTGCTGGCTTCCATCTATCTGAATCGGTGA
- a CDS encoding AbrB/MazE/SpoVT family DNA-binding domain-containing protein: MKSTISTKGQVTIPVWVRNQLGLHPGTPVTFDLRERDVVMRKGRPGQHPVDRVFGTLRLKRPVDVLLDEMRGPRPKRP, encoded by the coding sequence ATGAAGAGCACCATCTCTACCAAAGGTCAGGTGACCATTCCGGTGTGGGTGCGCAACCAGCTCGGTCTGCACCCGGGGACACCCGTGACCTTCGATCTCCGCGAACGGGATGTAGTCATGCGAAAGGGCCGCCCGGGGCAACACCCTGTGGACCGCGTATTTGGCACACTGCGACTGAAGCGGCCGGTGGATGTCCTTCTGGATGAGATGCGTGGCCCTCGACCGAAGCGGCCATGA
- a CDS encoding PIN domain-containing protein, with the protein MRTALDTSVLLDVLGADPTFGERSRSALRTAYDAGALVACEVVWAEIRAHFPGDDAFQEAMAGLGVQFDPVSPQAAIAAGKLRREHRKGARLARDRVVADFLVGAHARLQADALLTRDRGFYRRYFTGLNIIDPTAG; encoded by the coding sequence ATGAGGACCGCTCTGGACACCTCCGTGCTGTTGGACGTCCTCGGCGCTGATCCCACGTTTGGCGAGCGGTCTCGATCGGCTCTGCGGACGGCCTATGATGCCGGGGCCCTCGTGGCGTGCGAGGTGGTCTGGGCTGAAATCCGGGCGCACTTTCCCGGGGACGACGCCTTTCAGGAAGCCATGGCCGGCCTCGGCGTGCAGTTCGACCCGGTCTCGCCCCAGGCCGCGATCGCAGCCGGCAAACTGCGGAGGGAGCACCGGAAGGGCGCGCGCCTTGCCCGAGACCGGGTCGTTGCGGACTTTCTCGTAGGCGCGCATGCGAGGCTGCAGGCGGATGCGCTTCTAACCAGAGACCGTGGGTTCTACCGGCGGTACTTCACCGGCCTCAACATCATAGATCCGACGGCAGGGTAG
- a CDS encoding iron-containing alcohol dehydrogenase encodes MVWTERGRLTRLAGLDVRTWRLPEHVFGPGALSALRGLVASSGARRPLLVSDRAVARLGVAESVVEAAGLPQGSASVFDDVEPELPLSCVRAALEAARAGAHDLIIGLGGGSTLDAAKVCAALAGRPGDVRDYIGVGLVPGTGLPSILIPTTAGSGSEATPNALIMDDERGEKVAMVSPHLIPTYAVLDPGLTVTLPPAITAQSGMDVLAHAVESYTSRRADMYTEMYSRHAALLAGRSLRGAVRQGNDLDARAGMLLGSFLAGAAIGQAGTSATHALAYPLGARYHVPHGLAIALLLPSVMAANLPAVEVKYAEVALMLEGGLPEGGLPEGRPHPDRLTAPAAVRRLCDEIGIPMGLARHGVDPAVIPEMAAEAHAIRRLMDNNPRELSVDQVAAVFADAM; translated from the coding sequence ATTGTGTGGACTGAGAGAGGGAGGTTGACCCGGTTGGCTGGACTGGATGTTCGCACCTGGAGATTGCCGGAGCACGTTTTCGGCCCCGGCGCGCTTTCGGCGCTGAGGGGGTTGGTGGCCAGCTCAGGGGCGCGGCGCCCCCTGCTGGTTTCCGACAGGGCGGTGGCGCGGCTCGGGGTGGCGGAGAGCGTGGTGGAGGCCGCAGGGCTGCCGCAGGGTTCGGCAAGCGTGTTCGACGATGTGGAACCGGAGTTGCCTCTTTCCTGCGTGAGAGCGGCGCTGGAAGCTGCGCGGGCCGGCGCGCACGATCTCATAATCGGCCTGGGTGGCGGCAGCACGCTGGATGCAGCCAAGGTCTGCGCGGCGCTGGCCGGCCGGCCGGGTGACGTACGTGATTACATAGGCGTTGGTCTAGTTCCAGGGACGGGTCTGCCGAGCATTCTCATTCCCACCACAGCCGGGAGCGGCTCTGAGGCGACGCCCAATGCCCTGATCATGGACGACGAGCGGGGCGAGAAGGTGGCTATGGTTAGCCCTCACCTGATTCCCACCTATGCGGTTCTGGATCCGGGCCTGACCGTGACCCTGCCTCCTGCGATCACCGCCCAGAGCGGCATGGACGTGCTGGCGCACGCCGTCGAGTCCTACACCTCCCGCAGGGCGGACATGTACACCGAGATGTACAGCCGGCACGCCGCGCTGCTTGCAGGTCGGAGCCTCCGCGGCGCGGTGCGCCAGGGTAACGACTTGGACGCGCGCGCCGGCATGCTGCTGGGTAGTTTCCTGGCAGGGGCAGCGATCGGCCAGGCAGGCACCTCGGCGACCCACGCCCTGGCCTACCCGTTGGGCGCCCGCTACCATGTCCCCCACGGCCTGGCCATCGCCCTGCTGTTGCCCAGCGTAATGGCCGCGAACCTGCCCGCGGTCGAGGTGAAGTACGCGGAGGTCGCGCTCATGCTTGAAGGCGGTTTGCCTGAAGGTGGTCTACCCGAAGGCCGTCCGCACCCGGACCGCCTCACGGCACCGGCAGCAGTGCGCCGCCTGTGCGACGAGATCGGGATCCCAATGGGCCTGGCCCGGCATGGCGTGGATCCGGCCGTGATCCCGGAGATGGCCGCGGAGGCGCACGCGATTCGCCGCCTCATGGACAACAACCCGCGGGAGTTGAGCGTGGATCAGGTGGCCGCGGTGTTCGCAGACGCGATGTGA